A genomic segment from Gracilimonas sediminicola encodes:
- a CDS encoding Crp/Fnr family transcriptional regulator gives MNFEQIKERTRPLVNKVSPVSEGSLDLMSDLIVVEVYEKGDMFIDRGKKNNKEYFVYEGVCRSFLLSPEGEEVTISYFLEGDVLSPNKTRTANQMSHLNFQALTKLTVASLNADEFEQLMINHIDIREFGNTVLQNELLAKVEKEIALASLNAKERLILFREKYHSLENLISHVDIASYLGITNISLSRLRKGLMK, from the coding sequence ACAAAGTGTCTCCTGTATCGGAGGGGTCATTAGATCTGATGAGTGACTTGATTGTAGTTGAGGTTTATGAAAAAGGAGATATGTTTATTGATAGAGGGAAAAAAAATAACAAGGAATACTTTGTTTACGAAGGCGTTTGCCGGAGCTTTTTGCTAAGTCCGGAAGGTGAGGAAGTAACTATATCTTATTTTCTTGAAGGCGATGTACTCTCTCCGAATAAAACGAGAACAGCTAATCAAATGTCTCACCTTAACTTTCAAGCGCTCACAAAATTAACTGTTGCCAGCCTAAACGCTGACGAGTTTGAGCAGCTCATGATAAACCATATTGACATTCGCGAGTTTGGCAATACGGTTTTACAAAATGAACTCCTTGCAAAAGTTGAAAAAGAAATAGCACTGGCCTCTCTGAACGCTAAAGAAAGGCTCATTCTTTTTAGAGAAAAATATCACTCTCTGGAAAATCTAATCTCACATGTTGACATTGCCTCCTATCTGGGAATTACAAATATTTCCCTCAGCAGACTTCGTAAAGGGCTCATGAAGTAA
- a CDS encoding nitrilase-related carbon-nitrogen hydrolase: MKNFSITTTQGFNVNKINPLWYLTIGVATMALTHMTFSIEVMAWVSSVPFLIYLSLTQGWKSRLTFFLALVLAWSFVVTKIISDPIPLALVFLYSIPISLFHLPGYLIWSKFKDQKYALFLFPVIMVIMEWIQYTFTPLASWGVAAYTMHDNVSLIQTVSLFGLAGLSFLIYWVNVSIANIIIKRKISIPTFQLPLIMLCLFIVFGSIRYDMSKANGSDTITVAAVGTDSEASGLPLPTKVRTEQTKTALFKRTKTAAEGGAKIISWNEAAIFIMPEDEKEWINSIRELAAELNITLVASYVSPISQSPLRYENKYQFIDSSGNITHTYLKHQPVPGEPAVQGKSPLKVADIKGTKVGAAICYDYDFPYLAKGYGELGADMVILPSSDWRGIDPLHTEMAAFRAVEQGHSVLRSTRFGLSAAITPYGEMVSQMSSFDNNDKIMYSQLPTKGVTTLYSVIQDSFVYLCIGFLLSFMAIASRSKNK, from the coding sequence ATGAAGAACTTTTCAATTACCACCACACAAGGATTTAATGTAAATAAGATTAATCCACTATGGTATCTCACAATTGGGGTAGCTACCATGGCCCTAACTCACATGACCTTTAGTATTGAAGTCATGGCTTGGGTTTCAAGTGTTCCATTTTTAATTTATCTAAGTCTCACACAAGGCTGGAAGTCAAGATTAACCTTTTTCCTTGCTTTGGTTTTGGCTTGGTCCTTTGTTGTAACGAAGATTATTAGCGATCCAATTCCACTGGCGCTGGTCTTCCTCTACTCTATTCCAATTAGTTTATTTCACCTGCCGGGATACTTGATCTGGAGCAAATTTAAAGATCAGAAATATGCGCTGTTTCTATTTCCTGTCATCATGGTCATTATGGAATGGATTCAATACACCTTTACACCTCTTGCCAGTTGGGGAGTAGCTGCATATACCATGCACGACAATGTATCGCTTATTCAAACAGTATCTTTGTTTGGGTTGGCTGGTCTAAGCTTTCTGATTTATTGGGTTAATGTCTCAATTGCCAATATTATCATTAAACGAAAAATCTCTATCCCAACTTTTCAGCTTCCTTTAATTATGCTGTGCCTTTTTATTGTATTTGGCTCCATCCGATACGATATGAGCAAAGCCAATGGCAGCGACACTATAACTGTTGCAGCAGTTGGAACAGACTCGGAGGCAAGTGGTTTACCATTGCCAACTAAGGTAAGAACTGAACAGACTAAAACTGCATTATTTAAACGAACCAAAACTGCAGCGGAAGGTGGTGCTAAAATAATATCGTGGAACGAAGCTGCTATATTTATAATGCCTGAAGATGAGAAGGAATGGATTAACTCCATCAGGGAATTAGCCGCTGAACTCAATATCACTTTGGTCGCTTCTTATGTGTCGCCTATTTCACAATCTCCCTTGAGGTATGAGAATAAGTACCAGTTTATCGATTCGTCAGGAAACATTACGCATACATACCTCAAGCATCAACCCGTACCGGGAGAACCCGCTGTGCAGGGAAAGTCGCCTTTAAAAGTTGCTGATATAAAAGGAACAAAAGTCGGAGCCGCAATTTGCTATGATTATGATTTTCCGTATCTGGCAAAAGGATATGGTGAATTAGGGGCAGATATGGTTATTCTTCCGTCAAGTGATTGGAGAGGCATTGACCCACTGCATACGGAAATGGCAGCCTTTAGAGCTGTTGAGCAAGGTCACTCGGTTCTTCGTTCAACGCGTTTTGGGCTCTCTGCAGCAATTACACCATACGGTGAAATGGTTTCACAAATGAGCAGTTTTGACAACAATGATAAAATCATGTATTCACAGCTACCTACCAAAGGTGTCACTACATTATACTCAGTTATTCAAGATAGCTTCGTCTACCTGTGTATTGGATTCTTATTGTCGTTCATGGCTATTGCGTCTCGATCAAAAAATAAATAA
- a CDS encoding type II toxin-antitoxin system Phd/YefM family antitoxin, with protein MSHIKLDQDIRSLSDFRANAASYIERVKSKRRPLILTQHGKSSAVLIDVEDYQKMLDKIELLEELSAARKELDNGEGISHDEFIGKLRSQYSS; from the coding sequence ATGTCTCACATTAAACTTGACCAGGATATTAGGTCACTCTCCGATTTTCGAGCAAACGCTGCATCTTATATAGAGCGTGTCAAATCAAAACGCCGACCACTTATTCTTACACAGCATGGCAAAAGTTCTGCCGTATTAATTGATGTAGAAGATTATCAAAAAATGTTGGATAAGATTGAGTTATTGGAAGAATTATCTGCTGCCCGAAAGGAATTAGATAATGGAGAAGGAATTAGTCATGATGAATTTATAGGCAAACTGAGATCACAATATTCATCATGA
- a CDS encoding type II toxin-antitoxin system RelE/ParE family toxin, with product MKIIWSPTARYKTKEILEYISEDNPDAALTLIDLIEEKVENLNQNPESGRVFPPTNNDKIQELIVHENYGVIYEINPDLIEVLTVRHFRQDFSNYKL from the coding sequence ATGAAAATTATTTGGTCGCCAACGGCAAGATACAAAACCAAAGAAATTCTCGAGTACATTTCTGAAGATAATCCGGATGCTGCTTTAACTCTTATTGATTTGATCGAGGAGAAAGTTGAAAATTTAAATCAAAATCCAGAGTCAGGAAGAGTGTTTCCACCAACAAATAATGACAAAATTCAAGAACTAATTGTCCATGAGAATTATGGGGTTATCTATGAGATCAATCCCGACCTAATTGAAGTTTTAACAGTTCGTCATTTCCGCCAAGATTTTTCGAATTATAAATTGTAA